Below is a window of Aeromonas veronii DNA.
CGTCGAGCCCTGGGTGTTCATCTTCGGTCTGGTGACCGTGATGACCTTCCTGAACCTGCGCGGCATCAATCTGGTGGCCAACTTCAACGGTCTGATCGTGGTGATCCAGCTGGCCATCATCACCCTCTTTATCGGCCTGATGGCGTGGGGCATCTACCACGGCGAAGGGGCTGGCACCCTGATGAGCAGCCGTCCGTTCCACTTCGAGTCAGCACAGCTGGTACCGCTCTTTACCGGTGCGACCATCCTCTGCTTCTCGTTCCTGGGCTTTGACGGTCTGAGCTCGCTCTGCGAAGAGACCCCGAACGCTGGCAAGGTGATCCCCAAGGCGATCGTGCTGACGGCTCTCATCGGCGGCGTCATCTTCGTGGTGGTCTCCTACTGCCTGCAGCTCTACTTCCCGAGCCTCGCCCGCTTCCAGCATCCGGATGCGGTACTGCCGGAGATCGCGCTCTACGTTGGCGGCACCTTCTTCCAGTCCGTGGTTCTGGTCTGCACCACGGTCGCGGTACTGGCCTCCGGCATGGCGGCTCACGCCGGCGTCTCGCGCATCCTCTACGTGATGGGGCGTGACCGGATGATCCCGGAGCGGGTGTTTGGCTACATCCACCCGAAATACCGCACTCCGGCCATCAACGTGCTGATGGTGGGCGGTCTGGCCCTCTCCGCCGTGTCATTTGATCTGGATACCGCGCTGGCGCTGGTCAACTTCGGCGCACTGGTGGCGTTCAGCTTCGTCAACCTGTCGGTGATCGGTCAGTTCTGGGTTCGCGAGAAGCGCAATAAGACCCTCAAGGACCACATCGTCTATCTGCTGATGCCGCTGCTCGGCGCCGCCACCATCGGTGCCCTGTGGATCAACCTGGAGCAGAGCTCGCTGGAGCTGGGCCTGATCTGGGCTGGCCTCGGCGCGACCTATCTGTTCCTGCGTCTGGCGGTGTTCCGCATCCCGTTCCGTCAGTACGAGGAAGCGGCTGACGCCTGATCCTTTGCTGATAACGGATAGACAGAAGGGGAGCCATGGCTCCCCTTCTGCTATTTGATGGGCTGAAGATGGGGCACGACTATTGCCACACCACTCTCCCGCTACCTGTCGGTATAGGCTGACACGGAACAGATAGGGCGAATGAATCCACCAACCATACCAAGCGTCGCATGGCGAGCAAGCCACCAAAGCAAGTCATAAAACCATCACAAAAGTGTCACTTTGTCATATTTCTGTCATTTACCACTGATTAAATGCGCGGGTCATCAACTACCCAAGACGGAACGACCGTCTCAAGAGGCTTTATGCAACACCATCACTCCTTGTCACAGCCGCCCGCGACCCGCGCCCTGTTCAACTGGATGAGTGTCATCGTACTGGTCTACCTGATCCTGGTCGCCGTGGGCGCCATCTCCCACGGCTTCAAAGATTTCTCCGGCGGCGCCGAGGGCGCAGCCCAGATCTTCGCCTTTGCCAACAACCCCTTTGTCGCCCTGCTGCTGGGTATTCTCGCTACCGCGCTGGTGCAATCCTCCAGCACCGTCACCTCGGTGATCGTCGGTCTGGTGGCTGGCGGCCTGCCCATCAGCATGGCCATCCCCATGGTGATGGGTGCCAACCTCGGCACCACCATCACCAACACCATCGTCTCCATGGGCCATGTGCGGGATCGCGCCGAGTTCCGCCGCGCCTTCGCCGCCGCCACCGTGCACGACTTTTTCAACCTGCTGGCGGTGTTCATCTTCCTGCCGCTGGAGCTGATGTTCAGCCTGCTGCAACATAGCGCCGAGTGGCTGGCCAACCTGCTGGTAGGCTCCGCCAACATGTCGATGAAGGGCATGGATTTCATGAAGCCGCTGACCGCACCGGCCCAGCAGCTGATTGACAGCGCCGTCGCCTTCCTGCCGGGCAAGGGTGCCGCCATCGCCACCATCATCATCGGTATTCTGCTGATCCTCGCCTGCGTCACTTATCTGGGCAAAGTACTGCAACAGGTACTGGTTGGCCGTGCCAAAGAGGTGCTGCACAAAGCGCTGGGCCGTGGCCCGCTGACCGGCATCACCTCGGGTGCGCTGGTGACCATCATGGTGCAGTCCTCCTCTACCACCACCAGCCTGATGATCCCGCTGGCCGGCGGCGGCGTGTTCAGCACCCGTCAGCTCTACCCCTTCACGCTGGGGGCCAATATCGGCACCACCATCACCGCCCTGCTGGCTGCCACCGCCATCAGCGGAGCCGGAGCCCAGCTGGCCCTGACCATCGCGCTGGTCCACGTGCTGTTCAACGTCTTCGCCGTGGTGCTCATCTATGGCATCCCCTTGCTGCGTGACCTGCCGGTGCGCGCCGCCGAAGGGCTGGCCCGGGTCGGCAGCGAGAACAAGCTGCTGGCACTGGGTTATGTGGCGGGTCTCTTCTTCGCCCTGCCCGCCCTGATGATGGTGGCAGCCAAGTAAGCGCCGCCACCATGACAAGGGGCGAGTCACCGACTCGCCCCTTTTTGCGCCTGCGTCACCGGGCTTTGCATGCCCGCTCACATCCTCCCGCCCTGTGGCTCGCCATCGGGGGCGGTGCGCGATAAGATGGCGCCCTCATTGCACTTTTTACATTTCATGGAACAGGAAAAACCGATGAAATTCATACTGATCGCGCTGCTCATCGCCGGTGTGGCCTACTACTTCTACTCCAGCAGCAACAACAAGAAGCTGGCGGCCGACAACGTGCGGATTGGCGCCGAGTTCCTCGCCAGCAACAAGGAGAAACCACTGGTAACCACCACCGCCTCCGGCCTGCAGTACGAAGTGCTGACCCCGGGCACCGGCACCGTTCATCCCACCGCCACCAGCAAGGTGAAGGTGCACTACGAGGGCAAGCTGCTGGACGGCACCGTCTTTGACAGCTCGGTCGCCCGTGGCGAGCCCATCGAATTTGGTCTCAATCAGGTGATCGCCGGCTGGACCGAAGGGGTACAACTGATGGTGGAAGGTGAGAAGACCCGTTTCTACATCCCCGCCAACCTGGCCTACGGCGACCGTGCCGCTGGCAAAATCCCGCCGGGATCCGTGCTGATCTTTGACGTGGAGCTGTTGGGTATCCAGTAACCGCGCAGGACGCTCCAGTGGCAATATCCCACTGAATCCGTGCTGATTTTTGATGTGGAGTTGCTGGGGATCCAGTAACTACCACATTCCATCAGCAACAAGGCGAGCATCATGCCGTTCATGACTCCCCCGCCCACCACCAGCTCGCCATCTGCCTTGGCGATGGTTCTTTTTGCTGATCGAGCTCGCTATTGAGCCCTGCCCCAGATAGGCGGGCAACGCTTGCTATCAAAACGAAGTGGCAAGAGGGTTGAGCGGAAGAGGGAGCATGCAGATAAACAGACGCCCTCTACAGCGAGGGCGTATCAGATCGTTTGACCCGCCTGAGCGGTCAGACGAGCGGCGTGATTTATTTGGCAGCAGGCACGGCGTTGAAGGTGAGCAGGGCTGCCTTGTTGACATCGCTCAGGGTCAGCTGATTACCGTTGATGGAGTAGGTTGCCACCTTCTCAAGCTGTTGCAGATACGCCATCTCTTTGTTCATCTCATCGCCGATGCACATCATGCGGGTTGCCCCCATAGCGCCCAACGTCAAGACACCGTCACCCTGCTTGGTGATACCGCCAAAATAGCGATTGCAGCCGCCCTTGCCCGCCACTTTGCCATCGACCACTTGCAGGGTGAAGGTATCGCCGATGGCACCTTGCAACTGCCAGTTGGATGCTTGCAGTTGAGCCATGCTGGAACCTGTTGCCATTGCGCAACCTCCCAGTGCCAGCGCGGCCAGCAGAGTCAGTTTCTTGTTCATGGATCCACCTTGTAATAATTAAAACAATCAATAAGGCTGCCTATTTATCATGGCTGGCGCCCATGACAAAGGATTTTATTGTGATCTCGCTTCACTTTACTAACAGCTGGCATGTGCCATGCTTGAGTTCAGTTCCGAACCCAGGGAGGGGAAACGAATGGTCAAATCGCTCATTATCACACTGCTTGTATCCTGCGCCAGCATAGCCGTACAGGCCGCCGACTGGGCGGTGGTTCAGCCGCAATCCAACCCGTCTCTCTATGTCAAAAGTTACTCGGGTGTGCTGCTCAATGGCCATAGCCATCACAGCGACAGTTTTGATCTCTGGCTGGTCAATAGCGGCTATCAATATCCGGTGGTGGATGATGTGACCCTCTTTATGGAAGCTGGCCCGGCAGTAACGGATCAGAATCGCACATCCGGCTTCAATATGAGTTCGGGGGTACGCTACCAGCTCTCTCCGGCATTCAATATCGGCAGCCAAATCAAGCATCTCGACCTCAACAAGGCCAGCACCCTGCTGGAGCTCAACTCCAGCCTGCTGCTGACCCCCAGACTCTCCCTCACCGCCAACTATGGTGTCAGCACCATCACCGCCGATCAGGCGCTGAGTCTGGGCGTCGGCTTCAACTTCTGATGATCACAACAGCGGCGTGGCGCTCACCACCACGCCGTTGCGATCTGCATAGATGTAATCCCCTTCGTGGATGGTCACACCGGCAAAGCTGACCACAGCCCCCAGCTCTCCCAATCCTCGCTTCTCGGTCTTGACCGGACAGGCGGCCAGCGCCTTGACCCCGAGCGCCAGTGTCGCCAGAGTGCCCACATCCCGCGCCGCACCGTGGATCAGGATCCCCTCCCACCCCAACTCCACCGCCTTGACCGCCAACTGATCGCCCAGCAGCGCCCGGCGCAGCGAGCCGCCGCCATCGATCACCATCACTTTGCCGTGACCGGGACGGGCCACCAGATCCCGCACTAGACTGTTGTCTTCGTAACAGGAGAGCGTCACAGCGCGACCATAAAAGAGGGCCTTGCCACCAAAATCCTGAAACACCGGGTTGGCCACTTGCAGCAAGTCACCGTGTTGATCGCAGAGGTCGGGCAGGAGATCCAGCATGATTTGATTCCTTTCAGATGCATGAAGGAGTTTATTCTTTCATCAGGCAAGGTGTCTGGCAATCCAGAAGGATTCAATATTGCCCAGACAAACTGCTGATTTATCGGTTAATACAGGCACCAGCCAGAGCTGGCCATCCTCCACCCAGTAGAGGGCATTCTGGCCAAAACGAGCAGCCAGCTGACGGGCTTGCGGCAGGGAGAGCGCCACCGCCAACGATGACTCCTGCCAGCGCTCGTTGGGGTCAGCTCCCCAAAACGGCCCCACCACGGGCATCTGTAAATACGCGGTCAGATGGCGCCATAGCGCCCGTTCTCGACGTCGATTGCGACGCTCACTGACGCGCACGCTGGCCGGATTCCAGGCGGTGATGATTGCGAATGCAGGCCAGCCTGGCACCTCAAATGGCGCCATAAAGCAGATTTTCTTGTATTTTTCCCACAAATTCATGTCAATCACATGTTACATTCAGTTACATTTTATAGGGGCGAAAACCCGGTTCAGGCCAAGTATGATGCAGCTGTACCAGGGTTTGACCTATATCAAAACAGAGTTAAAAAGTTGCTATCTGACGGCAAAGAGTGTTGTTATGCTCCTGTTAACTGATAAAATGCGGCCACTTTCGTCATGGATGACCTTTCCAGGCTCTGCTCGACCAGACTTGTCGGGAACCTATAAGTGGCACAGGGATATTTGCCAGTACTGATGCCTAATTTTCGCGATATTCCGACCTGACTTCATACCCAAGATGACGTAATAAATTTTCAGGATCAGTCAGGAAATCGGTGTTAAACGCCAAAGAGTGTTAAATTTTAGATAATTAACTGATAAGAATCTGGGAATACTCATGCAAACACCACACATTCTGATCGTCGAAGACGAACTGGTCACACGCAACACCCTGAAAAGTATTTTTGAAGCGGAAGGCTACATCGTACTCGAAGCCAACAACGGCGACGAAATGCACCAGGCCCTCACTTCCCACACCATCAATCTAGTGATCATGGATATCAACCTGCCGGGCAAGAATGGCCTGCTGCTGGCCCGTGAGCTGCGTGAGAACGACAACATCGCCCTGATGTTCCTGACCGGTCGTGACAACGAAGTAGACAAGATCCTGGGTCTGGAGATAGGTGCAGATGATTACATCACCAAGCCGTTCAACCCGCGCGAACTGACCATCCGTGCTCGCAACCTGTTGAGCCGCACCATGAACGTGGCGGCCGGTGGCGAAGAGAAGAAGCTGGTTGAGCGCTACCTGTTCAACGGCTGGGCACTGGATATCAACAGCCGTGCACTGGTCAGTCCTACTGGCGACATGTTCAAGCTGCCGCGCTCCGAGTTCCGTGCCATGCTGCACTTCTGCGAAAACCCGGGCCAGATCCAGACCCGTGCCGAGCTGCTGAAGAAGATGACCGGCCGCGAGCTCAAGCCCCACGACCGCACCGTCGATGTGACCATCCGTCGCATTCGCAAGCACTTCGAAAGCGTCAACGATACTCCGGAGATCATCGCCACTATCCACGGCGAAGGCTACCGTTTCTGTGGTGAGCTGGAGCAGGAATAAGCTCCCGCTACGCAGTTGATCTGAAAAGGCGCCTAGGGCGCCTTTTCTGTCTCTGCGGTTTGCCTTAAAAGCTGAGAAACGCTGAACGTGACGGCGCACAAGATAGATGAAAAACAAAAAGCCCACTCGCAGGAGTGGGCTTTTTGTTTTGAAGCTGGAGCGGGCAGCGGGAATCGAACCCGCATCATCAGCTTGGAAGGCTGAGGTAATAGCCATTATACGATGCCCGCCTGGCATCTGAAATTTGGAGCGGGTGATGGGAATCGAACCCACGTATGCAGCTTGGGAAGCTACCGTTCTACCATTGAACTACACCCGCGTCAGGGCTCCTACTATATGCATTTTGCCGCCGAGCGCAATGGCGCCTTTGCCACTTTTTTCAATAAATCAATCTGTTCGGACAAGGATTGAACAGACGGTTGCTTTTTCAATCAAACATTTTCAACACAGATAATTTACAAGGTTGCCAAGGCCAAACGGCAAGGATAGTCTTGCGCCACTCGACGCGAGGATGGTGGTAATGGATAAAAAAACGCAAAAACGTCTCTATGGCTGGTTGCGCAAGCAATCGAGTCACGGTCGCCGCTGGATCACGATATCCATCGCTTTTGGCCTTGGCCAGGGCATTCTGATGGTGGCGCAAGCCTGGCTGCTGGCGACCCTGTTGCACGGCTTTATCATCGAAGGCTCAACGCCTGAGCAATCCATCACACTCTTTATTACCCTGCTGCTGGTGACGCTTGGCAAGGCCGCGCTGGCCTACGGCCGCGAAGTGGCCAGTTTCAAGGCGGGCAGCGCGGTGCGCCAGACCATCCGCCAGCTGGTGCTCGCTCGCTTGAGTCGCCTCGGCCCTGCCTATATCCAGCGCCGTCCGGCCGGTAGCTGGGCCAGTCTGTTGCTAGAACAGATTGAAAACATGCAGGATTTCTTCTCCCGCTATCTGCCGCAGATGGCCATCGCCGTCTTTATTCCGGTGGTCATTCTGGTGGCTATATTCCCGGTCAACTGGGCGGCGGGCCTGATCCTGCTGGGCACTGCCCCCCTCATCCCCATCTTTATGATCCTGGTGGGTGTGGGCGCCGCCGATGCCAACCGCCGCAACTTTCAGGCGCTGGCTCGCCTCTCCGGCCACTTCCTCGATCGGCTGAAGGGGCTGCGTACCCTGCAACTCTTTATGCGTACCCAGGCGGAAGGTGAAGCCATTCGCGATGCCTCGGAAGATTTTCGCGAGCGCACCATGGAAGTGCTGCGCCTGGCGTTTTTGAGCACCGCCGTGCTGGAGTTCTTCGCCGCCATTTCGGTAGCGCTGGTTGCCGTCTATTTCGGCTTCTCTTATATCGACCATCTGAACTTTGGTAGCTATGGGGTCAAGGTCACCCTCTTTACCGGCCTGTTCGTGCTGTTTCTCGCCCCCGAGTTCTACGCCCCACTGCGGGAACTGGGTGCCCACTACCACGCCAAGGCGCAGGCTATCGGCGCTGCCGAGCAGTTGCTTGAATTCCTCGAAGCCGAGGTGAGCGAGCCGGCCGCAGGCACGGCGCCGTTCCATGCCGACAGCCCGGTCAAGGTAGAGGCCAAAGCCCTTGAAGTGCTGAGCGCCGAAGGCAAGGTGCTGGTCGGCCCTATCGATTTCACCCTGGAAGCCGGTTCGCGTACCGCCCTCATCGGCGTCAGCGGCGCAGGCAAGAGCTCGCTGGTCAACGCCCTGCTCGGCTTTGCCCCCTATCGCGGCGAACTCAAGGTCAACGGGCAGGAGCTCGCCACCCTCGACATGAGCCAGTGGCGCCTGCAACTGGGTTGGCTCTCGCAAAACCCGCAGCTGTTCCACGCCTCCTTGCGCGACAACCTGCTGCTGGCCAAGCCAACGGCCAGCGATGCCGAGCTGGAAGATGCCCTGAAACGGGCGCAGGCGTGGGAATTTGCCATGGAGAAGGGGCTCGACTATCCGGTCGGCGATCAGGCCGGTGGCCTCTCGGTCGGTCAGGCCCAGCGTCTAGCACTGGCGCGAACCCTGCTCAAATCAACCCAGCTGATGGTGCTAGACGAACCAACCGCCAGTCTGGATCGCCACTCCGAACGCGCCATCATGACCACCCTCGAGCAGGTGATGGCTGGCCAGACCCTGCTGATGATCACCCACCGCCTCGACCAGCTTACCAGGATGGACAAGATAATGGTGCTGGCCCACGGCCAGCTGGTGGAGCAAGGCAGCTTCCAACAATTGAGTCAGGCGGATGGGCCTTTTGCCCGCCTGCTCTCCCAACGTTCCGGAGGTTCTCTCGATGAGTGATCTGTTGCCATTTCTGCGCCTCTATCGCCAACACTGGCTCAGCCTCACCATTGGTTTGCTGCTGGCGCTGGTGACCCTGGCCGCTGGCATGGGGCTGCTCTCCCTCTCCGGCTGGTTCCTCTCCGCCGCCGCGGTGGCGGGAATGACCGTTGCGACGACCCATGCCTTTAACTACATGACCCCTGCGGGCGGGGTGCGCTTCTTCTCCATCGTCCGCACAGCCGGTCGCTGGGGTGAGCGGGTAGTGAGCCACGATGCCACCTTCCGGGTGCTGACCCGTTTGCGGGTCTGGTTCTGGCAGAAACTCTCGCCGCTCTCCACCGGTACCCTGGCCGGTTTCCGTCAGGCGGATCTGCTCAACCGGCTGGTGGCCGACATCGATGCGATGGACCACGTCTATCTGCGGCTGATCACCCCCATAGGCGCGGCCCTGCTCAGCACCGCCGGACTGGTCTTCTTCCTGTCGTTTTTCGACAGCCGCCTCGCCCTCACCCTGGGTGCCATTCTGCTGTTTGGCATGATTGCCCTGCCGCTGGTGTTCTACTTCCTCGGCCGTCGCCCCGGTCAGGCGCTGATTGCCGAAAAATCGACCCTGCGTACCCGGATGGTGGACTATCTGGATGGTCAGGCCGAACTGCAGATGTTTGCCGCAGCTCCCAAGGCGCTGGCTGAGCTGCAACAGGCAGAACAAGCGCTGCTCGCCGCACAGGCCCGCATGGCCAAGGTGAGCGGGCTGGCCAACTTCTCGGTGCAACTGCTGAGCGGCTGGACCCTGACCCTGATGCTCTGGCTGGCCGGTCATGGGGTAGCGGGTGCTGCGCCCGACCCCATTACCGCGCTGATGGTCTTTGCCACGCTGGCAAGCTTCGAGGTACTGATGCCGCTGGCCGGTGCTTTCCAGCACCTCTCCACCAGCCTCACCTCGGCCCGTCGTTTGAACGAGATCCTGCAAGAGGCAAAAGCCCCCGTGTGGGGCGACGAGCAGACTCACGCCAGCGCTGGCGCACTGCAAATCAACGACCTCTATTTTGGCTACCCGGGCAACCCCCAGCCGGTACTGCGTGGCTGCACCCTGCAACTGCACGCCGGTGAAAAGCTGGCGCTGCTGGGCCAGACCGGCTGCGGCAAATCGACCCTGATGGGCCTGCTGACCCGGGAGTGGAGCCCGCAGGCAGGCAAGATCCTGCTGGGTGGCAAGCCGCTCACCGACTACAGCGAAGGGGCGCTGCGCGCCTCCATCTCGGTAGTGAGCCAGCGGGTGCATCTGTTTGCCGACACCCTGCGGGGCAACCTCAAGCTGGCCGCCCCTACCGCCACTGACGCGCAGCTGATTGCGGTACTGACCCAGGTTGGACTGGCCAATCTGCTGGAAGACGAAGCGGGCCTCAACGCCTGGCTCGGTGACGGCGGCCGCCCCCTCTCCGGTGGTGAGCGTCGCCGTATCGGCATCGCCCGCGCCCTGCTGCACGATGCGCCGCTCTGGCTGCTGGACGAACCGACCGAAGGGCTCGACAGTCAGACCGAGCGGGAGATCATGGATCTGCTGTTCCGGCTCGGGGCAGATCGCACCTTGCTGCTTATCTCCCACCGCCTGCTGGGGATGGAGCAGATGGACCGGATTGCCCTGATGGAAGAGGGACAGATCCGCCTCTGCGCCCCGCACGACGAGCTGCTGGGGGATGATTACTACCGCAGCCTCTATCAGCGGCTGGCTCCTGTTTGATATCAGGCTGATATCAGGCTGATGGGGGTCACACCCTGACAACCGGGCGCAAAACGGGGCTGGTCGCCGCAAGCGGCTGGCCCCTATAATGTCCCCCTCATTATTCAACAAGATGCCGACATGGAGCGCCTGCGCATTTCTACTGTCCTCATCACCGACACAAGATACGAGACGATGAAACGCCTGATCCTGATGATGCCCCTGATTGCCTCCGGCTGTGCCAACTACGCCTTCAACAGCAATCTGGATAAAGAGAACTTCGACGAATACTTCAAACCCGGTAGCGTGCGCATCTATGAACAGGATGAGCTGGCTGACCTCAACTACCTCTACCTCGGTACCATCGAGGGTGAATCCTGCCAGGCCGATGCCAAGCAGCCGGTGCCCAACGCCGGTGAAGCGCGCACCCTGGCTCGCCGCCGCGCCGCCGACATGGGTGGCAACGGCGTCACCATCGACAAGTGCGCCGAGTTCAGCGACACCCCGGGCTGCCTGAAACAGGTGATCTGCTACGGGCAGGCGCTGAAAGTGGCCGAAGAGAAGTAAGCAGCGACCATGGCCCTCGCCATCGTTCGCCTTGGCAGCCCGCGCCAGCCCGATGAAGGGCTGCGGATCGGCACGGTGCGCCGCCCGCCCCGCGGTGTACCCAAGAGCGAATTTGCCAACCAGCATTGGTACGACGTCTGGTTCCCCAACCTGGCCCCCAGCAGCGAGACCATGAAGCTGGGGCAGGCAGCCGAGACGCCCGCCCAGTGGGCGGCGTTTGGCAAACAGTACAAGGCCGAGATGGCGCAACCTGCCGCCAGGCATGATCTGGCGCTGCTGGCCGCCCTCTCCCACACCACCAATCTGTCGGTGGGTTGCTACTGCGAGCAGGAGTCCCGCTGCCATCGCGCCATTTTGCGCGAATT
It encodes the following:
- a CDS encoding APC family permease → MWQVVVMGLAYLTPMAVFDTFAIVGDITDGRVATAYLLALGGILLTAFSYGHLVRKFPSAGSAYTYAQKVFNPYVGFMVGWSSLLDYMFMPMINILLAKIYLSALFPGVEPWVFIFGLVTVMTFLNLRGINLVANFNGLIVVIQLAIITLFIGLMAWGIYHGEGAGTLMSSRPFHFESAQLVPLFTGATILCFSFLGFDGLSSLCEETPNAGKVIPKAIVLTALIGGVIFVVVSYCLQLYFPSLARFQHPDAVLPEIALYVGGTFFQSVVLVCTTVAVLASGMAAHAGVSRILYVMGRDRMIPERVFGYIHPKYRTPAINVLMVGGLALSAVSFDLDTALALVNFGALVAFSFVNLSVIGQFWVREKRNKTLKDHIVYLLMPLLGAATIGALWINLEQSSLELGLIWAGLGATYLFLRLAVFRIPFRQYEEAADA
- a CDS encoding Na/Pi symporter, whose amino-acid sequence is MQHHHSLSQPPATRALFNWMSVIVLVYLILVAVGAISHGFKDFSGGAEGAAQIFAFANNPFVALLLGILATALVQSSSTVTSVIVGLVAGGLPISMAIPMVMGANLGTTITNTIVSMGHVRDRAEFRRAFAAATVHDFFNLLAVFIFLPLELMFSLLQHSAEWLANLLVGSANMSMKGMDFMKPLTAPAQQLIDSAVAFLPGKGAAIATIIIGILLILACVTYLGKVLQQVLVGRAKEVLHKALGRGPLTGITSGALVTIMVQSSSTTTSLMIPLAGGGVFSTRQLYPFTLGANIGTTITALLAATAISGAGAQLALTIALVHVLFNVFAVVLIYGIPLLRDLPVRAAEGLARVGSENKLLALGYVAGLFFALPALMMVAAK
- a CDS encoding FKBP-type peptidyl-prolyl cis-trans isomerase — encoded protein: MKFILIALLIAGVAYYFYSSSNNKKLAADNVRIGAEFLASNKEKPLVTTTASGLQYEVLTPGTGTVHPTATSKVKVHYEGKLLDGTVFDSSVARGEPIEFGLNQVIAGWTEGVQLMVEGEKTRFYIPANLAYGDRAAGKIPPGSVLIFDVELLGIQ
- a CDS encoding META domain-containing protein, whose amino-acid sequence is MNKKLTLLAALALGGCAMATGSSMAQLQASNWQLQGAIGDTFTLQVVDGKVAGKGGCNRYFGGITKQGDGVLTLGAMGATRMMCIGDEMNKEMAYLQQLEKVATYSINGNQLTLSDVNKAALLTFNAVPAAK
- a CDS encoding putative 4-hydroxy-4-methyl-2-oxoglutarate aldolase; the protein is MLDLLPDLCDQHGDLLQVANPVFQDFGGKALFYGRAVTLSCYEDNSLVRDLVARPGHGKVMVIDGGGSLRRALLGDQLAVKAVELGWEGILIHGAARDVGTLATLALGVKALAACPVKTEKRGLGELGAVVSFAGVTIHEGDYIYADRNGVVVSATPLL
- a CDS encoding DUF3293 domain-containing protein, yielding MNLWEKYKKICFMAPFEVPGWPAFAIITAWNPASVRVSERRNRRRERALWRHLTAYLQMPVVGPFWGADPNERWQESSLAVALSLPQARQLAARFGQNALYWVEDGQLWLVPVLTDKSAVCLGNIESFWIARHLA
- the arcA gene encoding two-component system response regulator ArcA, which codes for MQTPHILIVEDELVTRNTLKSIFEAEGYIVLEANNGDEMHQALTSHTINLVIMDINLPGKNGLLLARELRENDNIALMFLTGRDNEVDKILGLEIGADDYITKPFNPRELTIRARNLLSRTMNVAAGGEEKKLVERYLFNGWALDINSRALVSPTGDMFKLPRSEFRAMLHFCENPGQIQTRAELLKKMTGRELKPHDRTVDVTIRRIRKHFESVNDTPEIIATIHGEGYRFCGELEQE
- the cydD gene encoding cysteine/glutathione ABC transporter permease/ATP-binding protein CydD — encoded protein: MDKKTQKRLYGWLRKQSSHGRRWITISIAFGLGQGILMVAQAWLLATLLHGFIIEGSTPEQSITLFITLLLVTLGKAALAYGREVASFKAGSAVRQTIRQLVLARLSRLGPAYIQRRPAGSWASLLLEQIENMQDFFSRYLPQMAIAVFIPVVILVAIFPVNWAAGLILLGTAPLIPIFMILVGVGAADANRRNFQALARLSGHFLDRLKGLRTLQLFMRTQAEGEAIRDASEDFRERTMEVLRLAFLSTAVLEFFAAISVALVAVYFGFSYIDHLNFGSYGVKVTLFTGLFVLFLAPEFYAPLRELGAHYHAKAQAIGAAEQLLEFLEAEVSEPAAGTAPFHADSPVKVEAKALEVLSAEGKVLVGPIDFTLEAGSRTALIGVSGAGKSSLVNALLGFAPYRGELKVNGQELATLDMSQWRLQLGWLSQNPQLFHASLRDNLLLAKPTASDAELEDALKRAQAWEFAMEKGLDYPVGDQAGGLSVGQAQRLALARTLLKSTQLMVLDEPTASLDRHSERAIMTTLEQVMAGQTLLMITHRLDQLTRMDKIMVLAHGQLVEQGSFQQLSQADGPFARLLSQRSGGSLDE
- the cydC gene encoding cysteine/glutathione ABC transporter ATP-binding protein/permease CydC, with protein sequence MSDLLPFLRLYRQHWLSLTIGLLLALVTLAAGMGLLSLSGWFLSAAAVAGMTVATTHAFNYMTPAGGVRFFSIVRTAGRWGERVVSHDATFRVLTRLRVWFWQKLSPLSTGTLAGFRQADLLNRLVADIDAMDHVYLRLITPIGAALLSTAGLVFFLSFFDSRLALTLGAILLFGMIALPLVFYFLGRRPGQALIAEKSTLRTRMVDYLDGQAELQMFAAAPKALAELQQAEQALLAAQARMAKVSGLANFSVQLLSGWTLTLMLWLAGHGVAGAAPDPITALMVFATLASFEVLMPLAGAFQHLSTSLTSARRLNEILQEAKAPVWGDEQTHASAGALQINDLYFGYPGNPQPVLRGCTLQLHAGEKLALLGQTGCGKSTLMGLLTREWSPQAGKILLGGKPLTDYSEGALRASISVVSQRVHLFADTLRGNLKLAAPTATDAQLIAVLTQVGLANLLEDEAGLNAWLGDGGRPLSGGERRRIGIARALLHDAPLWLLDEPTEGLDSQTEREIMDLLFRLGADRTLLLISHRLLGMEQMDRIALMEEGQIRLCAPHDELLGDDYYRSLYQRLAPV
- the rcsF gene encoding Rcs stress response system protein RcsF, translated to MKRLILMMPLIASGCANYAFNSNLDKENFDEYFKPGSVRIYEQDELADLNYLYLGTIEGESCQADAKQPVPNAGEARTLARRRAADMGGNGVTIDKCAEFSDTPGCLKQVICYGQALKVAEEK
- a CDS encoding DUF488 family protein → MALAIVRLGSPRQPDEGLRIGTVRRPPRGVPKSEFANQHWYDVWFPNLAPSSETMKLGQAAETPAQWAAFGKQYKAEMAQPAARHDLALLAALSHTTNLSVGCYCEQESRCHRAILRELLVAAGAAIR